GGGTTTTCGAATAAGCACCGACCAGGGCACTTTGTCTTCTGTACTGCAATGGGCTTCAGATGAAGAGGTAGCTTATAGGTTGGATGTCTTCGATTGCTGTTTGTATGAGACATTTGGTCTGACCAACATGCAGGGCCGGTAGTAGCCAGAAAAACAGGGACTCCCAAACTATCTTGTGGAGTTTTGGCTGGATTTGCTTAAATCCATGAATTAGATCTATTTGGTTTTTTGAGCCTCTATTAACCAAGCCTTAAAACCTATACATGCCTATGTATTGATCAGGTGTGATTGTTTTCCAGGTTAGAAAGCAGTCGTACATTCGAGGAAATTCTACTCCACATGCGAACCTTGCTCTCCTTGATAAGCTGATAACTGCTCGTCATGACCTTGCACAGGTCATCTCTCTTCACACTTAGTGCATTCTTCAACATCGTATCAATTCGTAACTATGTAGGATCAACAAGACATTACCAAATAGATCCATGAAAACCAACTGGCACTTTGACACCGATAAGTTGTAGAAATATAACCAACTTTCTTCCACACATTGTACACCAACTAATTAAATGTTGGTAGTTAGTATAATTTTTCTCAGGGGAGTCATCCCACACAATGAGGTAAATTACAATGCTTGGAAGTGGTGTTTCATATTCTTTTCTAGGGGTGGAAGATGGAACCCTGCCGATGTATACTTGAAAGATTTTCACCATGAAGTCTCTCTCAGAAGATCTGCCACTTCGTACTTTTTCTGGTCGTCAACGTTACTATACATAACAGACTTTTAACCGGAACTAATATGGAAAGAAAAACCCGAAGCATGGAAAATAGATGAAATATAAACACATGATATACTCTATGGAAATAAAAGCTAGCCTGATGTGTGTCTGTGCGtccatttttgtttgtttgtttgcttttattgatGTTGCAACCATTATCTGACCTTCTCAATGATGTATATAGATATTAGACCATAAAACGTATGCGGAATATGCGGTTCATCAAAACCTGTCTTCATCACCAGAGGTTATCAAGTCTTTTTTGGTTGAAATGGCCGAGCTTGTTAGGCCTAAAGCGGACAAGGTAATTGTCTTTACCAGGCATCCTTATTAGCTGCAGGCTGTATCAGTTTTTCTTTCTGGATAACTCTGtcgtattttttatattttattacgATGCCTTTCATTATAGGAATTCAACAAAATTAGAGATTTTAAGAGAGAAAGATCTGATTATAATAATGGAGTACTGGAGCCTTGGGATGAGGCCTATTTCACAGGGATGATGAAATCTTCTGCGTACAACTTAGATTCCTCAGTAAGCTTTCACATTTCTGTGAATTCTATCTGTTTGGTAGTTGATGACTTGATGCAGGTTATTTCGGTTGGATTTCCATAATTAATGGCAACCTAAAATCATGcattatttttaattttcatgGAGTTTCTGaagtatttttgttttcttcctgAGCAGGCCATATCAGCATACTTTACCTTATCACAGTGCATAGAAGGTTTGAAAATGCTCGTTCAGTCATTGTTTGGTGCAACTTTCTACAGCGTCCCTCTAGCACCCAGAGAATCATGGCATCGTGATGTGCTAAAAATGGCTCTTCATCATCCGGAAGAGGTAACTGAGCTTTTTATTTCTCCCTAAATATGCAGCTCTATTGTTATCAATTTTTTCAACTACTGTTGCATGATCTTGAAGATTAGATTTCTCAGTTTGTGGCCCTTTTAACTCAGCTTCTTTGTAATCTTTCATAAGAGTTATATCTAAGAAATAATGCTTGTGGTAAATCAAGAAGTATAACCAAGTTTTGATTTAGTGCCAGTTTTCATTATGGGCCAAGCTGTCAACCATGtttttgtttatcttttgttttctttaccCAGCTGTATCCTGTATGAAATCCTCTGTTGCACTAGTAGCATGGTGGTTCAGCTACTTCACTCATCCAACCAGTGTTATTTTGTTAGTTAGTAGCCACACAGATATGTGATTATCCAAATGGGACCTTCTTATGTAGTTTTTTGTTACTTTGCCGACCGTGCTCTATTAACATTGTAAGGCTTACACTTATAAACACAGGGTGATTTGGGGTATATTTACCTTGATTTGTACTCGAGGAAGGGAAAATTCCCAGGCTGTGCACATTTTGCCATTAAAGGTGCGCGTCGAATATCAGAGACAGAATACCAACTTCCTGTATGTCTCCAGCCCTTTATTCCTTTTTCTAATTCATCTAATTGctgttttaaaataataattatccGTATCAGTTATTACTATATATAGGCAATCCTGCAGACACAGTTTTGCGTTGAAATGGCCTCTCTACTTTTTAGCATGGCCTTAGAAGAAGGCTACAGAGAATTTTCTTTTAGCTCATGCAGGGTCATATAGAGTAACATTTAACCTACAGGTGATAGGTTTAAATTTGTATTTCAATATCACAGTCGTTTTGGAATCAATTTGAATTTCTTGCTTTTTTCATTGCATGATATATTTCTTAATCCAAGGTGCAGGTTTAGTCACATACCTTCCACTGACTAGTTAAATCTTGTTTTCTTGTTGACTCGTGAAACTCCCCAAGGGAAATGGGGGAAGTATGATAATGATGATACTCTATTATAACAAAAGTGGTGCAAACAACAAGTCACCTTTTAGTTCTCCACGAGATTCCGAGTTTCATTTTCCTGTATATCATTCTCAAATTGGACCCGCTTGTTGTTCTTAGAAGTTAGAATCATATATACAACTTGATTATTTATAATGATATGGCACAGTGTTATAGGCTAGTTCTCTGCTAATGAGGAAATGAAAAACAGAGATGTTTAGTTGTGAGCGATTGACTCCAAAGCCTAGCCAAGTCAAGCAGATGATTTAGGGTTTGCTTAGTCTTAAGAGACGAAGTGATTGGTTTGATGGGGAGGGAAATTGAGGAAAGAGAGAGTACTGTCCTTGGGTAAGATTGTTGTGAATGTCGAtccaaaaacctatttatatgagAAAGCACAGTTACCCCTCGGGGTGGGTTTTGATTTGGTGGATCGATGACTGCCTACAACGCCATTTTCATAATGGGAGGAAAGTGAATTTACTAATAGTGCCACAATTGTAGGATTATCGAGTACACGAACTACCCACTACAATCACGAAATACTGTGGGGAGTTGCAGCCGCAACTACCACTATGTGACCAAGGGGTAACAGTACTTTCTTCTATTAATAGATTTTTTGGTTGACATTTACAATCCAACAATTTTACAGAAGAAGGACATAACGTCATAACTGCACGAGTGTATTCTAACTTTCCTATTGCTTCCCCTTCCTGCAAACCAACTCCTTTCCCGATTGAACAAACCCTGAACTGCCATTGGCTTAGGCAGCATGGTCAATCTCTCGCAATTCAACATCCTTATTTCACATTTTTCGCTTCTAGAAAATTACCTAAAAACACACAGTTACACTACACGTTCGTCACTGAAATTCTTCAAGTAGATGTGGGCTTTGCCTCCAAAATAGCCCTTAATTGACATGTGTCCTTTGGAGATGAATTTAGAAATGAATTCATAGATTAACTGGTTAATGTTCGTCTTTAACTGTTTGAGCTTTCAGGTTTATTGGGTTTAACATGTTACTTATACTCattttttccatcaaaataatgtAGGTTGTAGCTCTTGTGTGCAATTTCAAGGCTCCACAGGTTCATCAGTTGCCAGACTTGACCACTGGGAAGTTGAAACTCTCTTTCATGAATTTGGTCATGCTCTCCATTCCTTACTTTCTAGAACGGTAGTCCTTCCCTCTCTACTCCTCCGAATCTTAAGCTTACACTGTCTGACCTTTTTGTGCTCTTCTGACATAGCTGTCATTTAAATTTGTAGGATTACCAACACTTTTCAGGAACTAGAGTGGCTCTTGATTTGGCAGAAACACCTTCACATCTTTTCGAGTAAGTATAAGCTCTTAGGAGTTGGGACCATCATTATATCTGTTAAATTGTGTGGAAAGGTAATGTCAAATGATcgtgcaagtttttttttttgtcattgttATTGTTTTTGGtgtgtttttcattttcaaaaagCATAAGAAGTCAAAGAAAGTCATCAAGCATATCGCCTTTTGCGTCTAAGTTTTGTGTACACACAACTAATTTCGCGAAGCTTCAAGTTTCTCTTTaacttttcttaaaaaaaaaaaaaaaaaaaaaccaagttcATCGTGATAGATTCAAAATTTTTAAAATTCTCGAGGCCTAGGCTGGAAGGCGTTTCTAATCTTTTCATACTTTTACTTTCATTTCTCTTTGTTAGGTACTATGCATGGGATTACCGGGTTCTGAAGACATTTGCTAAGCATTATTCTACTGGTGAAGTTATTCCTGAGAAACTGGTTGAATCTATGAAAGGTGCTAGAAAGATGTTTGCTGCAACTGATCTTCAGCGTCAGGTTTATTTCTAGAAACCTTATCTCCATCTCTGATCAACTTTTCTATAGTCTACCTATGAAATTTTAGCTCCACATGTAACCAATTGAGCTTCAGCATCAGGTTTTTGCCTAATCTTTGCTCCATGTCTAATTAAATTTATACAGTTTCTGTTACAACCTATGAAATTTTATCAAAGAATAGCATACACTTTTACAGAAAAAACCTTGGTGAATGCTGCACAACATTTTTGATCAATATAAAGCTAACTTGATAGAAGCTTATAAAAGTGCAAATGGATGGATAAACAAACTGTAGTTAGAATAGATACATTCTATTGATTAGATTGTTTCTATATAATACTTATCGATTGATTATTATTGACATGATCACTAAAAACTTATGCCTCTCTATATGGACTTGACAACGAGTTAACAACTAGTTAGAGACTAAGAAGGAAATAATGATTCCTAAAAAGTTTCTAGAAGTAGTATTGACACTTTTACGCACGCAGATATATACTGACTTCGATAACCAAAACATATTTTGTATGCTTTCTCTGAGAAGTTATCTAGAAGTAGCATATAAGAATGATGTTGCTGTTTTTTCTCCTGCCTCCTAGGTTTTGTACGCGTTGATCGACCAAACTTTATTTGGGGAGCAGCCATCATCATCTGGAGATACAATGGCGGTTGTTGCGGATTTGAAACGGCAATACACGAGTTGGAATCATGTCGAAGGCACTCATTGGCATACAAGGTTCAATCACCTTCTAAACTACGGAGCAGGTATGGGATGAACTTTCTTTTGGATCAATGAAATATAAGCTACTTAGATCCAGTATAATTAATTGCCTATTGTGAAAGAGAAGACACAACTGTGACTCCCTCTCTCTCCCAGCTAGTAACAGAAGCCATTATTcgtttgtttcttttttgttttgcaggttattATAGTTATCTGTATGCCAAGTGCTTTGCCGCAACTATATGGGAAGAAGTATGCATGGAGGATCCACTGTCACTGACGACAGGATCCAGTATTCGAACTAAGTTCTTGCAGCACGGCGGTGCGGAGGACCCATCTGTTTTATTGAAGAACTTAGCGGGAGATCAGATTCTAAGATATCACAATAAAGGAGGATTCTCCCTGACTTAACTAGCCTCTGCAAAGAAATGAAATTGTGAAAGATGCCAAGGCCCTGACAATTATTATAGTCTCCAATCTCCATCCGGATGTTTTACTGGAGAGAGACTAGTCTTGTCAGTTGGCATTTTTCTAAAAACGTACCAACTTAATGGTTGGTCCCTGATATAGTCAACTGTGGAACAAAAAACAATTCCTCTATTCAAGTACCTGATGATTCATAAGGTGGTCATTTTGTAGTTTGTATACTAGGTGCATGCGAGCAGAAGTGTTAACAATCTCAGTAGTACTGTTCGGGTATATGAGAGCAGTTTTGAAGTCCAAGAGAAGTAAAAAAACTTTCTAGTTGGGTGATTTTCAGTAACAATACTCACAAGTGCTTAAAAGGTCCAAGAACCATGTAACCAGAataatgagaatcaaatgtttatTGCAACAACATTCTAAATAAGAAATAATCAacaaaatttttttttcattaaatGGTTTCAACAATCATAACATTGGAGCCTCCTGGTAATTCACTAGTTCCAAAAATCGCCAATGTAATTCGGCTTCCGCAATTGCTGAACCAAAAACTCCAAAAATCAATCAGTTATAAAACTTCTCAGAATCTCTACCAACAGTTTCTTTCAAGAGGATTTCTGGGTGCTGGGTTTGCTATAGCTCTTGTAATTGCTACTAACCAGAGTGCCTCTGCTGTTGAATTCCCCTCTGTGATGGAtactttttcttctctgcaactGAATGAACCTCAAAATGCTCTTTCTCTTCCAACTTGGGCTATCCATGTCTCCAGTGTTGTTGAATGGTAaccctctctctctctttctctattcTTGAAAACTATAGTTCAATTTTGATTTATTATTGCAGTTTTTTGAAATTTCAAAATTGATTGTCTTGTAAAAAAGGATAACAGCAAAGATATTGGTTTGGCAATATGGGGAGAAATCTGGTTTTGAATCTTGGAAGGGTCTCTCCTGGGTATGGTAAGTGATTCTTACCCCTAGAAATCTAGTTATCATTGCTCTTTCTTGGTATTCTAAAGTTGCATTGCAGCATTGATATATTTCATCAGAAATTGTTATTGTTCTACTTGGCTTTATTGAGCAATATATCATCATAATGTAATCATCATTATAGTGGCATTTCTGTTTCTATTTACAAATTGCTTGTAGGTAATGTTTGAGATGGTTTTGTTGATAACTAACCCAGTATTTGGAAACAAATTGAGCTGCTTTAAATCAGTGTTGGTTGTTTTACGACTCCATGTTTTATAATGATAACATCTATATTAAAAATTATTCTGATATGTTGTTTTCCAACTAGTTCAGGTACCCCTTCTTGGAGGTGCGTTTTGCGCGTGCACATggcatttcttctataacttcgAGTCTCTCAGTGTAAGAAGATTTATCCTTTTGCATGTCAACTCTTACTTTATGCATATCTGTATATAACTCAATGTTTCGACCAAAACACTCTTGCCATTATATGGTATTACATAATGTGGCTTTGTGTATGTGCTTTACCCTACCTTAGAATCGAAGTGCCTCAGCTAACTTTTAAATTTCTATGTGCACACTGTTAACTACTCTATTTTTATGCGATAATATTGTTCGGGTTCAGATTCTTCAGATTTAAGTGTATGAAATTGAAACATTGCCATCTATATGTTGTCCGCAACATGCAAAATATTTCTATTTCAAAACCACATCaaaacataccttttgtttaatCAGAATTTGTAGTTCTTATTTCGAAATTGTCCTGCAGTTTCTTATGCATGACATATGTGTATCGAATAACTTGATTATTTTCCGTGACTTGTAGATTTTGGTAGCTCTTCAAGCGGCTTTGACCGTTATTGGTAACTTCACAATGTGCATTGCTGCATTCCGCATATGCAAATTATCTCAACAAGGCCCTGGAAAACTCTGAAATATTATTATGTCCAATGTTCTACCTTGATTTCCTCAACTTTCTCCTGGGAAGCAGTGAAGGTCCACGAAAGTCCTAGTAAATTGCCTGGTAAGCTCCTCTTTGTGCTTTGGATGATACTTTAGATGCCATATTACGTTTGTGCAGATTATGTACAATGGTTAAAAAATGACTTGCTCCTCTATTTtatatgtaattatttttttgtagatTAACATGAACTGAAACAGGCTGTTACTTATTCATGTCAGAAGGTTGACTTCATTATCATTTAGATGACATTGGATTCGTGGAAAATGTTTAGCTATAGTGTGTAGAGAGCTTGGTGATTAAGAAAGGGGTTATTATTACTCAATACTCGTTTTTCTTTTTTACTGACACCGTGTAGAGTTTACACCAAACTTAGTGTGCACAATTCACACCCCCATGGAAATGATATAAGGATTATTTTTTATCTAGACTGTGAATGATGCCGTCTCTGTGTAAAATTATATATCACAAACTCTAAGAAATTTTCTAGACCCAGATAACAAAAAATCCTTAAAAGTAGAGGCCACTTATAAAGCTAGATACTTCTAGACGGTTAATAACTGTTTTAGAACATGTTTGAATGATAGAGATGACTTGTCTTAGTAAGCTGTATATGGAAACTTTTGCAGATAGACAAGTAGATGTTCATATTGTACCAATTTACTTCATACATAAAAGTCAGAATTATTTATTAGGGGTGTACTGCCACCAACATCTTAGACTTAGCATACAATGCGTCATTGGTTTTTGGCGAACATAAAACAGTTTCCATACAACTTACATATTCATCGAGGACACACAATTGCTGCAACAAACTTGAATACACCTTTATTTAAGCATCAACCCAGGTAACAGGCAACTGTCCCCATTGTTCTTCTGGAACACCCAAGGCTCTCCATACTGCTTTTGAAGCATCAACTATATTTTTGTGGCATGGTGGTTGTTTTAGTAATCCACTTTTTTGTTGTGTCAAAGTGGTATGTAAAAAAGAGTATAAATAGGAATGAGCCAGTGAATGCTCGTACTCATAGTAGTGTAGTACCAGTACtattttatcaaaatcaacaaccaatCACATTTTGAGCCA
The nucleotide sequence above comes from Papaver somniferum cultivar HN1 chromosome 8, ASM357369v1, whole genome shotgun sequence. Encoded proteins:
- the LOC113305864 gene encoding uncharacterized protein LOC113305864, whose amino-acid sequence is MVSTIITLEPPGNSLVPKIANVIRLPQLLNQKLQKSISYKTSQNLYQQFLSRGFLGAGFAIALVIATNQSASAVEFPSVMDTFSSLQLNEPQNALSLPTWAIHVSSVVEWITAKILVWQYGEKSGFESWKGLSWVWYPFLEVRFARAHGISSITSSLSV